The following coding sequences are from one Nicotiana tomentosiformis chromosome 3, ASM39032v3, whole genome shotgun sequence window:
- the LOC104091332 gene encoding trans-resveratrol di-O-methyltransferase-like, which produces MALSNNIRDKTREILAAQAHIANHVFNYINFVSLKCAIQLEIPDIIHNHGKPMTLSNLVNALPINKAKGQDCIYRLMRILIHSGFFIQTKINENEEEGYLLTPNSHLLLKNEPLSLAPFVLAQLDPILMDPFQSLSKWLQNSDSTPFATAHGKPLFEYAGDEPRLNYLFNEAMASDARLMISVVIKNGRGIFEGLKSLADVGGGIGTVAKAISNAFPEIKCTVFDLPHVVEGLEGSNKLSYVGGDMFKSVPSADAILLKWILHDWSDEDCVKILKKCKEAIPSKENGGKVIIIDIVVDSQKGDNKSFETQLFSDTLMMVHVSGKERNREEWVKLFCDAGFSDYKIIPILGLRSLIEVYP; this is translated from the exons ATGGCATTGTCTAATAATATTAGAGACAAAACTAGAGAAATCCTCGCTGCTCAGGCACACATAGCTAACCATGTATTCAATTACATAAATTTCGTGTCCCTCAAATGTGCTATTCAGCTTGAAATTCCAGATATCATTCACAACCATGGCAAACCAATGACCCTTTCCAATTTAGTGAATGCCCTCCCTATCAACAAAGCCAAAGGTCAGGATTGTATTTACCGTCTCATGCGTATTCTAATCCATTCAGGTTTCTTTATCCAAACCAAAATTAATGAAAATGAAGAAGAGGGTTATTTACTTACTCCAAATTCACATCTCCTCCTTAAAAATGAGCCTTTGAGTTTAGCTCCATTTGTGCTAGCGCAATTAGATCCAATTTTAATGGATCCGTTTCAGAGTCTAAGCAAATGGTTACAAAATAGTGACTCTACTCCGTTTGCAACTGCTCATGGGAAGCCATTGTTTGAATATGCAGGGGATGAACCTcggcttaattatttatttaatgaaGCTATGGCTAGTGATGCCCGATTGATGATAAGTGTGGTGATTAAAAATGGTAGGGGAATTTTTGAAGGGTTGAAATCATTGGCGGATGTTGGAGGTGGCATTGGTACTGTGGCTAAAGCAATATCTAATGCATTTCCTGAAATAAAGTGCACTGTTTTTGATTTGCCACATGTTGTTGAAGGCTTGGAAGGGAGCAACAAGTTGAGTTATGTGGGAGGAGACATGTTTAAGTCCGTTCCTTCTGCAGATGCAATTTTATTGAAG TGGATTTTACATGATTGGAGCGACGAAGACTGTGTTAAGATATTAAAGAAATGTAAAGAAGCAATTCCAAGTAAGGAGAATGGAGGAAAGGTGATCATAATTGACATTGTGGTTGATAGCCAAAAAGGAGATAACAAATCATTTGAAACCCAACTTTTCTCGGACACTCTTATGATGGTTCATGTTTCTGGGAAAGAAAGGAATCGAGAAGAATGGGTAAAACTCTTTTGTGATGCTGGTTTTAGTGATTACAAGATTATTCCTATCCTGGGATTAAGGTCTCTTATTGAGGTTTACCCTTAA